The Flavipsychrobacter sp. genome contains the following window.
CATGAAAACCAATAGTATGTCTTCTTGGTTTAGGCATTATTATTGTCTCCGTCACACGCATATTACCTTGGCTATATTGTACTTCTCTTACAATATGTCCTTTCCCATCATCGTATTCTCTAACCAGCTTCAGGTTTTTAGGCCTATTGAAGTCAGAGTTTTGTGCTTTCACATTTACAGCACAAAAAGTGAAAAATGATAACAGAACTATTAAGCCAGTTATATGTTTTGTGTAATGGTTCATTTATCCAGATACCTATAAGGTAATTTTACTAAACTAGTAAATAATATTGAATCAAAACGTGGTCCATTATGTTGCCGTATAAAATAATTTAGTTTTAGCTTTACAATCTATGCTACTGACTTATACCGAAGAAAATTATTTGAAGGCTATATATGTTATCCAAACAAATAACGATACTCCTGAAGTTTCGGTAAACGAGGTAGCGGAGCGAATGCAAACCCGTCCGGCTACAGTTACTGATATGATAAAAAAATTATCAGAGAAAGAACTGGTGCACTATGAGAAATATAAAAAAGTACACCTTACAGATAGCGGAGAAAAAACAGCACTTTACATTATAAGAAAGCATAGACTTTGGGAAACCTTTCTTAATACTAAACTCCACTTCTCTTGGGACGAGGTTCACGAAGTAGCAGAGCAATTGGAACACATAAGATCTAAAAAACTCATCGAAAAGCTAGACGAGTTTTTAGGATTTCCAGAATATGACCCCCATGGCGACCCTATACCAACTTCAGAAGGTACCCTACCAAAATCCAGAGCGGTAGCCCTTAGCGAATGTGAAATAGGGGGTACTTATAAAATTGTTGCCGTAAAAGATACTTCTACTGCTTTTTTACAACAGTTAGCACTGTATAATATTGCTATAGATACTAAACTCGTTATTACGGAACGTATGCCTTATGATAAAAGCATCACAGTAAAACAGAAGGAGGGTACTCCTTTCCAGTTATCAGAAAAAATTGCAGAAAAGCTATTCGCTGTTTAAGGTATATTACCTCACCACTTTCTTTTTATAAATAGGTACTGTAGAGCAAGGCTCTCCATACATTAATGATTTCACAACCGGTTTCAATAATTGTGTTGCTTCTACATAAGCGGTCTCTGGTATGGCTTTGTCACCACAACCTTTTAGTACAACCCTTTTATCTTCATATTCAGAAACATCTATTGTCGCTACTTTGTTTTTAATGAGGTTAGCAGTTAACGCTTCGGCAGTTCCATAAAAAACAGATGTAGCCACTTCTTCAAGATAGGAAGTAGCCAACATATAAGCCCAAATAGGAATAATTGCATCTACAGAACAGAAAACAGCAACATGTTTATTTTCATAAACCGTCCAGTCAAATTCTTTAAGTGATTGTCTGTAGTCTTTTTCCCTAAGTATCATTTCTCTGAAGAGAAATGGTTTCAGATCAAAGACAGCTATATTTTCTTCATCAGGTATATAACTTGTTAAATCGATCGTCACAATACCACTCTCTGCTACTTTATTTATCAGTTCGCTCATACCATTAATAGTTGTGCTACAAAAATACGACTCATAAGGGTTGAAATAAAAAAAACAGCAGTTATAAACTGCTGTTTTTCTCTATATATCCTTAACTGTTTTTGATATTATAAGTTGTTGGCGTTGTATTCTATATCAGCGCTTTCTTTCAATACATCAGCAAGTCTTGAGCTAACACCATTTTTAAGTTGGTTTTGGATCATTACTTTTTGTCTGTTAACCATATTAGAATCTACAGTGCTTTCTTGTGTAAATCTATCTTTAAGCGTAATATAGAACAAC
Protein-coding sequences here:
- a CDS encoding metal-dependent transcriptional regulator — protein: MLLTYTEENYLKAIYVIQTNNDTPEVSVNEVAERMQTRPATVTDMIKKLSEKELVHYEKYKKVHLTDSGEKTALYIIRKHRLWETFLNTKLHFSWDEVHEVAEQLEHIRSKKLIEKLDEFLGFPEYDPHGDPIPTSEGTLPKSRAVALSECEIGGTYKIVAVKDTSTAFLQQLALYNIAIDTKLVITERMPYDKSITVKQKEGTPFQLSEKIAEKLFAV
- a CDS encoding DUF2480 family protein — encoded protein: MSELINKVAESGIVTIDLTSYIPDEENIAVFDLKPFLFREMILREKDYRQSLKEFDWTVYENKHVAVFCSVDAIIPIWAYMLATSYLEEVATSVFYGTAEALTANLIKNKVATIDVSEYEDKRVVLKGCGDKAIPETAYVEATQLLKPVVKSLMYGEPCSTVPIYKKKVVR